In one window of Syngnathus scovelli strain Florida chromosome 22, RoL_Ssco_1.2, whole genome shotgun sequence DNA:
- the spic gene encoding transcription factor Spi-C isoform X2: MRAGISSPRGHAHSYKMHCLDNMEQHFQDAIDVIQRHSSHRHYDSEYAYYDTQQCQMSYCLVGPHPDVPATPGGDWHDSGATWSQALPEVPPPMQSEPADLYSSQRSAQRNGRGRKKLRLYEYLHEALHDPDMGDSIQWSDGASGTFHFVSKNKERLAECWGQRKGNRKTMTYQKMARALRNYRHTGEIVKVRRKLTYQFNPEVLRRLGSGRAPGGTLPSPVAAQSYCGPSAPDWQSWYAAQSLAQELEHVGAFDVLC, translated from the exons ATGAGGGCTGGAATCTCCTCGCCCCGGGGCCACGCTCACTCCTACAAGATG CACTGCTTGGACAACATGGAGCAACACTTCCAGGATGCTATCGACGTTATCCAGCGGCATTCCTCTCATCGCCACTACGACTCAG AGTACGCGTACTACGACACTCAGCAGTGTCAGATGTCTTACTGCCTGGTCGGCCCTCACCCCGACGTGCCGGCAACCCCCGGTGGCGACTGGCACGACTCCGGGGCG ACTTGGTCGCAGGCGTTGCCCGAAGTCCCACCACCGATGCAAAGCGAACCCGCCGACTTGTACTCGTCCCAACGGTCGGCGCAGAGGAACGGCCGAG GTCGCAAGAAGCTGCGCCTGTACGAGTACCTCCACGAGGCCCTCCACGACCCCGACATGGGCGACTCCATCCAGTGGAGTGACGGCGCGAGCGGCACCTTCCACTTTGTGTCTAAGAACAAGGAGCGTTTGGCCGAGTGCTGGGGCCAGCGTAAGGGCAACCGCAAGACCATGACCTACCAGAAGATGGCCAGGGCGCTGCGCAACTACAGGCACACGGGCGAGATCGTTAAGGTGCGGCGCAAGCTCACCTACCAGTTCAACCCCGAGGTCTTGCGCAGGTTGGGCTCAGGACGGGCGCCCGGCGGGACTTTGCCTAGCCCGGTGGCCGCACAGAGCTACTGCGGCCCGTCGGCGCCCGACTGGCAGAGTTGGTACGCCGCGCAGAGCCTGGCGCAGGAGTTGGAGCATGTGGGCGCTTTCGATGTGCTTTGTTGA
- the spi2 gene encoding transcription factor Spi-C, which produces MDSYQEAQSDLEVILEFLEEYHRQNTDNATVQQDASAVDDQTREQCWRPSEPPSIPGGPEAVACETPAASVTTRQLSKQQASAVAAAAGGRKVRLYHFLFEMLEDPAMAHCVSWVPSASGVFRFSAHNKDQLAALWGQRKGNKRPMTYQKMSRALRNYARSGEIVKVKKKLTYQFGEHTLMLLHKHRRGGTVTQSGP; this is translated from the exons ATG GATTCTTACCAGGAGGCTCAGTCTGACTTGGAGGTCATTTTAGAGTTTCTGGAGGAGTACCACAGACAAAACACGGACAATG CGACCGTGCAGCAGGACGCGAGCGCGGTAGACGACCAAACTCGGGAGCAATGCTGGAGGCCTTCGGAGCCACCT AGCATCCCAGGTGGCCCCGAGGCGGTGGCGTGCGAGACGCCGGCTGCCTCCGTGACCACCAGACAATTAAGCAAACAGCAGGcctcggcggtggcggcggcggccggcg GTAGGAAGGTCCGTCTTTATCACTTCCTCTTCGAGATGCTGGAGGACCCCGCCATGGCCCACTGCGTGTCCTGGGTGCCGTCGGCCTCGGGCGTCTTCCGCTTCTCCGCCCACAACAAAGACCAGCTGGCGGCGCTGTGGGGCCAGAGGAAAGGCAATAAGCGGCCCATGACCTACCAGAAGATGTCTCGGGCTCTGAGGAACTACGCCCGCTCTGGCGAGATCGTCAAGGTGAAGAAGAAGCTCACGTACCAGTTTGGCGAGCACACGCTGATGTTGCTGCACAAGCATCGCCGGGGGGGGACTGTAACGCAGAGCGGGCCGTGA
- the spic gene encoding transcription factor Spi-C isoform X1 — protein MRAGISSPRGHAHSYKMHCLDNMEQHFQDAIDVIQRHSSHRHYDSEYAYYDTQQCQMSYCLVGPHPDVPATPGGDWHDSGAQTWSQALPEVPPPMQSEPADLYSSQRSAQRNGRGRKKLRLYEYLHEALHDPDMGDSIQWSDGASGTFHFVSKNKERLAECWGQRKGNRKTMTYQKMARALRNYRHTGEIVKVRRKLTYQFNPEVLRRLGSGRAPGGTLPSPVAAQSYCGPSAPDWQSWYAAQSLAQELEHVGAFDVLC, from the exons ATGAGGGCTGGAATCTCCTCGCCCCGGGGCCACGCTCACTCCTACAAGATG CACTGCTTGGACAACATGGAGCAACACTTCCAGGATGCTATCGACGTTATCCAGCGGCATTCCTCTCATCGCCACTACGACTCAG AGTACGCGTACTACGACACTCAGCAGTGTCAGATGTCTTACTGCCTGGTCGGCCCTCACCCCGACGTGCCGGCAACCCCCGGTGGCGACTGGCACGACTCCGGGGCG CAGACTTGGTCGCAGGCGTTGCCCGAAGTCCCACCACCGATGCAAAGCGAACCCGCCGACTTGTACTCGTCCCAACGGTCGGCGCAGAGGAACGGCCGAG GTCGCAAGAAGCTGCGCCTGTACGAGTACCTCCACGAGGCCCTCCACGACCCCGACATGGGCGACTCCATCCAGTGGAGTGACGGCGCGAGCGGCACCTTCCACTTTGTGTCTAAGAACAAGGAGCGTTTGGCCGAGTGCTGGGGCCAGCGTAAGGGCAACCGCAAGACCATGACCTACCAGAAGATGGCCAGGGCGCTGCGCAACTACAGGCACACGGGCGAGATCGTTAAGGTGCGGCGCAAGCTCACCTACCAGTTCAACCCCGAGGTCTTGCGCAGGTTGGGCTCAGGACGGGCGCCCGGCGGGACTTTGCCTAGCCCGGTGGCCGCACAGAGCTACTGCGGCCCGTCGGCGCCCGACTGGCAGAGTTGGTACGCCGCGCAGAGCCTGGCGCAGGAGTTGGAGCATGTGGGCGCTTTCGATGTGCTTTGTTGA